The nucleotide window TCAGCTGAGTATCATCGGATGATTTATCGTTGTTAACGCGGTACAGGTTGGCATTAAAGTACTTAAAACCCGGCACATCGAGGCTCACCCCGATACCGGCAAGAAAGTTATCAAACCCTTCCCCGCTCTCCCAAGTACCCGCCAGCAGCAGATCGTTGACCGGACCAAAAGACAGGTCACTATCGGTCAGACTGGACAGGCTCAGCCGCGGCGAAAGTTCCATATAGTTTTCACTGTCACCGTTATCCGATTCCAGCCGATCCAGGAAGAAGAAGTTATCCCCCCAACTGTGACCGCTGGCATGCTCGACTGTCACCACCTGACGGTCAGGATCGCCCACCTCATAGTCGCTACCATTGAGATAACTGAGGCTGAAAGAGCTCCACAGCATCTCCGCAGAAGCCGAAGCGGAGAGAGTTGAGAGCATCGCTCCGGCTACGACACAGACAGACGTTGGTACTTTTTTCATCTTAGGTTTCCTTATTGTTATATTTTTCTGTTTTTAAAACGTGCTTTTTTAGACGTGCTTAGCCCTGCCGGCCATTCGGGCCAGCATTGCAGTGTTTTTATTACAGGGTTATGTCCGCAGCAGAGTGGCGCCGCGGACAGATTCAGAGGGAAGTGAGTTAGCCGGAAGCCAGTTTTCGCGCCAGCGCTTTCTGCCGCTGTATCAGTTGAGCGATATCGTAATCAACAATTGCGCCATCAATAACACGCCATCTGCCGGCGACCATCACCCTGTCAGCCTGATGAGCACCGCAGAGCACCAGCGCTGCCAACGGGTCGCCAGCACCGGCAAAACGTAACTCATCCAGTTTGAACAGGGCGATATCAGCCTGCTGCCCTACTTTGAGTGATCCAAGATCATCCCGGCCAAGACAGCGGGCTGAGCCCTCAGTTGCCCAGGAAAGCACCTTCTGGTGGGTAATCCCGGCGGCATCATATTTGAGCCGTCCCAACAGGAATGCCTGCCGCACCTCCTGAATCATATTGGAACCATCGTTAGAGGCCGAGCCATCCACCCCCAGACCGACCGGACTACCGGCGCGTTCCAGCTCCAGTGTCGGACACAGCCCCGACGCCAGCAGCATATTTGAAGATGGACAGTGGCAGATACCAGTGCCCGCCTCACCCAAACGACGCACCTCATCATCATTAAAATGGATACCGTGAGCCAGCCAGACCCGGTCGTTCAGCCAGCCGACTTTTTCCAGATAATCCAGCGGCCGCAGACCAAACATTTTGATGCAGAAAGCGGTTTCATCATGGGTTTCCGC belongs to Amphritea atlantica and includes:
- a CDS encoding DUF5020 family protein, whose amino-acid sequence is MKKVPTSVCVVAGAMLSTLSASASAEMLWSSFSLSYLNGSDYEVGDPDRQVVTVEHASGHSWGDNFFFLDRLESDNGDSENYMELSPRLSLSSLTDSDLSFGPVNDLLLAGTWESGEGFDNFLAGIGVSLDVPGFKYFNANLYRVNNDKSSDDTQLTLTWGLPFALSEAEFLYDGFIDWTTSESDKASEMNFTSQLKWNAGKLIGTKAPVYVGVEYAYWNNKFGIDGVDERNPALLLKWHF